acaacttgttcagccattccccaattgataggcatctactcattttccaattctttgctaccataaaaggAGCTGCTACACCTAAAGCTCTTTTGGAAAATCCACATAACACTTATGAGGCACTGAGGGGGAAGGGTTcttaggattatagatttgggGCTGGAAGTGACTAAAAGGTCATAGAGTCCAATatccttatttaacagatgagaaaactgaggtacacagaggttattcaaacaaaataacatgaaaagtgctttgcaaaatttaaagtgctaaataaatcctaaattattactattgttataattattatcaccaaatgtcatatagctagttaatgtctgaggaaggattaaAATTGCCAATCCCAAAAGGATAAGTTCCTGAGCCTGGGGATCTCATCCTAATCTATTCCTATTCTGCTCCCAGACACCATCCACTTCTCTGAAATTTTGGATCCTGGTTCCATCAACCCCTTCCTTTTCAGGTTGCTAAACTCGGAATCAGGAAGATCCTGAAATACTGGAGTTCGAATCTTGCCTTTGATCCTTGCTATTTGTGTCACTATGGGCAAGAcacttgagcctcagtttcctcatctgtaaaatgaagaggttacactagatgacctctaatgaTTTTTCTAGAATTAGAACTATGATCCAGTAATGATCTGTACAGAAATAAATAGTGGAGATCATTGGAGTGGTTgagattagagaaagaaaagaaagggctaACATCAACATTTAAGGCCTGAAAGGAAGAACAGCTGACAAGGAGTgatcagaaagaaggaaagtcaGAACCATGGAGAGCTGCTCCCCTTCCTCAGCTCCATCCTAGGCTCCCTGTGCTCCTTGCCTCCTCTCTACAGGTAGTGTATTTTACAGCCACCTTCCCATACCTCATCCTTCTCATGCTGCTAATTCGGGGACTGACACTTCAAGGTGCCTGGCGAGGAATCCAGTTCTATCTCACACCCCAGTTTGATCACCTTCTAACCTCCAAGGTAAGTCGATTGAAATATGGGGTTTGAGggtgggagaagaagaagaagagctggaaaggaaaagcaaatagaGGCTGTTCTCTATTCTTCAGATTTATTTATGTGATGGAACTGGGGAAAGAGCAGTCCAGCATATTGTGGGGAAGGCTATCAGAGcagggatggaaggaaagaggggctCTGGGTGTTTCAGTATACTTATACCCATGACCAGGTACATGAATCTTTTGATGCTCTCATAGTTGTACCCCAGTGGGCAAGAGTAAAGATGTACTTGGgtagtatatttctttttcttttttttagctaaGAGAACCAGCTGAACTAGAACACTAAAAACATTCCTGTATTTTTTATGATcagtaaagaaggaaagaggaggttGAAGGGCCATCCTTTAGGGAGGGGGGAGATCTttccaggacagttttctttttcccttcttcccctatcTCTCCTTAATCAATTGggttctttaatttctttctcttctccttactTCCACTTATCTTATATATCCTTTTCCTCCTACTGTCATCTCCCTACTCCCTTGTCATGGCCCtacttttccccctctcttttccctcttcctttcatcTCTACTCTTCCCCTGCAGGTATGGATTGAGGCAGCTTTGCAGATCTTCTATTCTCTGGGGGTGGGCTTTGGGGGCCTCCTTACCTTTGCCTCTTACAACACCTTTCACCAAAATATCTACAGGTCAGTCCCCTGCAGCCTTTTCTTCCAAAGGGTCATTTCCTTGGGGGGTGGGAGAGTCAGAGGGTGGACAAACTGATCCCTCATAGGATCAGGGAAAATAGGATTGAGATGTTATGCCCTCTCATGCCAAGTAGTCCCTATCCCACTctatccttcttcctttctcagagACACATTCATTGTTACCTTGGGCAATGCAATCACCAGCATTCTGGCTGGTTTTGCCATCTTCTCTGTGCTGGGATACATGTCTCAGGAGCTGGGAGTCCCTGTGGACCAAGTGGCCAAAGCAGGTAGATAGATGGGCTCCTAAGAATATGTTGGGCATTGAAGCATGAGGTACTGTATATGTGGGGGTTTGGCACTCGAGGGTGACATAATGGGTAAATATTTGCTTGTTGCATAGAGGAAGTTGCTGTAGATAAGATCTGAGAATATAGAGAGAAGCTTGGATGTGTGTTTAGGGAATAAGAATATCTAGAGACTTCCACATTTCTGAAAAAAGATGTTGGGGCTACCTTTTAGAAGTCTGTGATGGAGGCACAGTTTTAATCTGAATCATGACTCTACATTTTGGGGCAGATCACTTCCCTTttgtaggcctcagtttctccatatacAGAATGAGGAAATGAGATTCAGTCATTTCTAAAGTTGGGATCCTGAACCTGAGAGATAGATTTCTAGCTGCTTATGAActcaaatgataaagaaaatcttTATTTCAACCTAATTGGTTTCCTTCTTAATACTGCATATTTTagtttttgcatttaaaaatattattctgagaagggatctatAGATTCCACCCAGAATACCAGAGTTAGATACAAAAATAGTTAAGAACGCCTTCTTTGAGGTCTCATCTAGCTCTGGCAGTCTCTGGATCTATTATTTTCAGCCTAGGTCATTCACACATTCATTGGTTACCTCTGTTCCCTTCCAAGAATAAAGCTGCTTTCATTTCCAACTCCAATAATTTTCCTGCATAGTTGGTCTTTCACTCTGATTTTCAAACTTGccgtttgttttttgctttgtttgatttttctgttttatcatttccttttggaAGCTGAGCTCCAAAGACATCTATGAAGATAGGTCAGGGAGTTGGTGGAAATTAATCCAGGTGGGACAGTGAGAAgcaatagcaataaaaaaaagacaatgaccAAGCCTAAGAACTATAATAAAATCAATCCTCTTGCTAGTGGAAGCCTATTGGGATAATATTCTAGATTAAAAACTGGAAAGAGCCTCAGAGACCACCTAATCCAATCATTATTTTACGAACAAATATACTTACACAAAGAGAAATGATATGTTTTCTCTAAAATCACACAAATAGTCAGcttcaaaggcaggatttgaacctgctCTTCTGACTTCAGAATTGGTGCTTTCTTTTTGATGTGCTAAATGATGAGCAATTTAGCTTCCTGTAAACTGTACTTACCAAATTAGTTCAGGAAGATGTTCCTCATAACAAGTCCTGATATAAAAACAGAGGGAAcaaaaataatttgcccaaagccACATAGGGTCTTAACAACAGAGCTAGACTAGAACTCAATTCTCTTCATATACAGGCTTGTGTTCTTTCCAATTCAATATCTTACTcccctttattttattatgatttcaATTTTCCTACTGTTCTGGGAGGCCAGACAGATTctctgaggagagagagagactgatatAGTCTCTAActacaagagaagaaaaaaacaaaaacaactgattCAAACACAGCAGGAGAGAAGGGCTTCCTATCAGATTAACACTTTCCCTCACCTCCCAATGCTGATGATGTTCATGGGATCTGCAGGAGGTCTGAAGTAGTAGATGAGACTGTGGGACACAATAAACAGAGGCCAGGAACCTTCAGAGACTCCAGAATGAAGGAAAGAGACAGTGGTTGGTAAGAAGCTGATAATTCCAATCTCTGCCCATCATCGTACTCCCACCCCAGCTATCTGTCACTCCAGTTCCAACAACTACAGATGAACTTGGATTTTTAGGATGAGAATTAACATGTCTAATTTTCTGGTCCAGTCACCAATGTATAGCACCCTATCCAGCTGTAAGAGACCTACCTTGTAGAATGGTGATGAAAACTTGGAAGTATTGGTCTATGTCCATGCAAGCAAAAGAGTATGCAAAAGGACAATGCTAGCTTACTTTGAATGTCATTTAtcttacttattattattaaatctggtgtataataacaacaatagctcatagttgttaggtttttttttttttttcctttgaggtccaaggtcatacaactagtaagtatctgaggctggattggaatcCATATTGTTCTGAccccaggtccagtgctctatccactgtgcccttcATAACTTTTTGATTCTTGAGGCAAAGGAATTGAATAGCTTCTCCAGAATCACATGGTCAGGAAAGAAGTATTTCTAAAACACCTACTACGTCTCAAGCACTgagctaagtactttataaataatatctcatttaatcttcacaacaactctggaaaatgggtgctattattatcatcctcattttgcagttaaggaaaatgaggcacacaaaaattaagtgattctcccagagtcatacagctagcaattgttaaaggctgtatttgaactcatatcttcctaacTAGTACTCTATCCCCTGCACTACGTCATTGAAGATCTGTGTTGGGATTTCAGCTtcagtattcctgactccaactctAGTGCTCTATTCTGTGGCAGATATTGCTGAGCTAGCCAATAGAGTGAATATTCAGATGGGctcttcaaaagaagaaatgagttgAAGTCTGGGGAAATGGATTAGATTTCATATATATAGGAAAGTACTAGAGGACACTGGGGAGGGAAGGGCTCAGGACTGCCTTTGTGAAAGCAGGGAACAAGAGGGAACAGGCATCTGTGGGATTCAGAGTATCTGCACCCTGTTCAAGTGTTGTCAGAGGCTAGAGCAGCATAGGATTGGGTAACCTACCTTCAGCCAAAGAGCTGTCTGTTAGCAAACATACTTGGGTGAGTCCCCAAGGTTTGTGTCTAATCCCCAGAGCTAGCTTTAGACTCTTGAGTTATTGCATAAGTTCTATGAGCAGTCTATGAAGGACATAGTATTGTTCTCTGACAACCCATTTTATAAATTTCCTAAATTCAtacattttcattggctgtcccaCCCCTAGCTTCCATGCCTACaattctgtctctcctcttcatctcctACCTTCCCTGGCTGCCTTCAAGTACTAGataaaaatcccatttttttccaataatactttatttttttcaaacacatgtaaagatagttttcaactttcatttttgttaaactttatatcccaatttttctctctcccttcctaagacagcaagcaatctgatatagggtaaacatgcaatttttaaaaatgtgttttcatatttgtcatattgtgcaagaaaaatcagatcaaagggggaaaaaaaaaccacaagaaaaaaaccaagcaaataaacaacaataaaagtgaaaatactaagcttctatccacattcagtctccatagttctctttctgaatgcagaaggCATTTTCCATTCTGAGTCTTTTCGAATTAGCTTAAATCCCTGTGTAAAACTCCATTTTCCTGATTCACCTTAATgatagtattttccatcttttaattatctctaattcatcctgtatacatcttgtttgtatataatcaTTTGCATGTTGCCTCTCCCATCATACCTTGAACTCCTGGGTCtggtattttgtttatttgttgccTTTCCTTGTacccccagtgtttagcacagtctatggcacatagtatgtgcttaataaattcttattgatggATGAGGAAAGTGATATGGAGCAGAAAAATGAGCTGTCTTCCATAAGGAGAGCAAGCCCCCAGAACTTGGCTTTCTACCTACCCTATGCCCCAAGACTTCATTCATGTCTTAGCCAACCCCAGTGAGAGAGACAGcaggtcaagaaaaaaagaaggttgGATTTGGAATCATCAAAACCTGGATATTAATCTCAGGACTGTTACTTAccacctatgtgatcttggggaCATTGCTTTCCCTCTGGCCcacagttttctcctttgttaaaaaaaaaaaaaaaaaaaaaggattaaattagATGATCTTCACCATTCCTTTGCACTCTGATTCCAAACTTCTTTATGCTCCTTTGTTAGGGcagggaaataggaaaaagaCTGGCACaagtgaggaagggagaagaactGTCTAAGGAGCAAGGAAAGACCTCATTGACTTTCTGCTCTCTGTTTCTGCCACCTAGGGCCTGGCCTGGCATTTGTGGTCTATCCCCAGGCCATGACGATGCTCCCCCTGTCACCTTTCtggtcttttctcttctttttcatgcTGCTGACCCTTGGTCTGGACAGTCAGGTAAGCACATTCAGCAGCAGAACTGGGAGAATAGAAAGTGCAGATCTCCCCCTACCCCATATTTCACTAACACACTTTATACTGTACTTCTCCTGTTCCTACAGTTTGCCTTTCTAGAAACCATCGTGACAGCTTTAACGGATGAATTTCCTTACTACCTTCGGCCCAAGAAGGCCATCTTCTCTGGGACCATCTGTGTGGCTATGTTTCTGATGGGCCTCATTCTCACCACAGATGTGAGCTTCTGGAATAAAATGGGCAGTGGGAGGGACTTTCTCTCCTCAAACACCTTTCCCCTCCATCTCCTTCAACATGAGGCAATCTTAGTAGCTAGCTGCTCTTGCTGGAGCCTGGAATAGCCTGATCCAAACAACTGGGCAGTGTTTCATTCAGTTATAAACCGTTTTCCTTCTTTGGAAGAGAAGAGGGTCCCATTTCCCCCCTCCTTGACCTATCACATACCCCATATTTCTCCCCTCCTGTAGACTGCCTACTTCCTCCCTACATCTTCTAGGGAAGAGGGCTCCTCAGGTGAGTACTCCCCAGAAGGTTCATGGTCGTTGGCTTTTTTTCTAGGGAGGCATGTACTGGTTGGTCCTGCTGGATGACTACAGTGCTGGCTTTGGACTCATGGTGGTAGTGATCACAACCTGCCTCACAGTCACCCGGGTGTATGGTAAGAAAGACCCCATCCTCCATGAAATGCAGGACAGACCCCATTAGGAATGTCCATGGAATGTAACCACTCTCCCCCCAAGAAAGAAGAAGCTGACAGAATGACCCTGAGTTGGGACAGGGCAGATTCCAGGATTCCTTAATTCTTAAGTCTCCTTGTACCCTTTTGTCAGTTTCTGAAGGAGGTTAGGAGATGAATGGTaaccaaaaaggaaaagcaaggatTATCAGAATAGATGTGGATATAATGTTGGATGGCTGGAGAGAAGCTGGACCATTCAAGAATTAGGAGACACAAATTCCCCTTGCTCACTCATAAAAAATTCAATTGACCAAAACAGCCTGAAGACCAGTGAGCTAGAGTTCAGAGCTGTGACTGCTTTGGGCACCAGagtattttctttcagggaagattCCCCTCTGTGAATAAGGCACTAGAAGGGTCCAGAGAAAAGGATTGGGGACTAAAAAGCATATAACTATTTCCTACTTGTTCTGAGTTTGGGCATCCAAAATCTGTGGCTTAAGCcactatttgttatatatttaacacACCATCTTATGTTCTgaaagaagataatttttaaaaagaaaaagaaaagcctgcTTACAGGCTAGAAGTAGTTTATAATCCACTTAGGAAGACAGAACATAGGCACACTCATCACAACTGTACTGAAATATAGTCATAGAACAGAAGTATAAACAGAAGcaataaaagcaaaagagagtgagagagagaggaaaaaggaagaaggaaagaaagaacaaaaacaaaagaacaaaaaaaataaagaaggaaagagggaggaaggaatgaaagaaggaagaaaagggtgggagggaagaaagaaggaagggaggaagagaaaagaggggagaagaaaggaaggaagggggaggaaggaaaaaggaaagaaagaaaggagagagggaagaaaaaaggaaggaagggaggaagaaaagaaagagtatcCTAATCACACAGAGTtgtctataactttctttttcctccccataGCACAGAACACTTAATAAAAAATTGTtgactgaattgaaatgaattaatcATGTAAGTGATATGAGCCTGGGCAATATAAGACTTAGATGGTGCCAGAACAGGGGATGCATGTTTAAAGGGGCTTAACATCAAGGGCAAAAGGAAGGCAATGGTCCCAGGAAATTCTATGAGCCTTCACTTTGGCAGCCATAATTAGACAGTATGTTTCGGCTAAGGAGAATCTGAGGGGGTTGTAAGCTGTCTAAGCTTCTCAGAAAGCAGACTGCCTCTCCCACTCTGACCTGTCCCTTTTACACTAGTCTCTGTAGTCAAGGAGTGTGGTAAATGCACATTTATCTAATTAGAGTCTTATTTAGGGCTTGTTCCCCCACCCACAGGGAAACTCCACCTTCCTCCCTTTGCTGAGTTTCAGTGGAATTCAGATAACAGCATGATATAATGAAGTTGACCACTTGAACAAGGCATAACTATGTACTTATTTATTCACAAGTATagacacaaaagaaataaaatgaattatatgaaaataatcaCCAAGCAGGCTGGGTGTCCTAGCTCCTCCCAGATCTTTTGCTGTCTATTGGTAAGCCCACCCTGTCATTTAAACAGAATGTTTGGGTGCTCAAATTCAAGCTTCCCCATTGTCTTCAGAGGAGTGATTCATTGAGTGAGGAGTTAGGAAGTCTcagtgagttcaaattcagcctcacacttactagttgtgtaaccttggacaagttacgtcaccctatttgcctcagtttcttcatctgtaaaatgagctggaaaaggaaaagacaaaccactccagtatctttgacaagaaaatcccaaatgagatcagcaatagtcaaaaagaaaaactgaaataactgaaaaacaaataactaTCTTCAAACAATCCCTAAAGAAACCCCAGAAATTAAATTCAGTTAGTTAGATTTAAATCTCTTTGGGGGTAGCTCAAAGCTCTCTACTGATCTGCTATGTATTTCACAGCGATTGTAGGCAAATTGTTTACACCATTAAgcctttttaaaggttttttcttttttggtaaaatGAGGTTTGAGCTAAAAGAGCTCTTGGAGCTCAAAATTTGTGGACTAACTGATTCCTTGAATCCCAACTCTGCAGCTGCCCACTTTGAGCAAGAGAAGGCCAGAACAATTGATTAGAGGAAGAGCTGTCTAGTTGTTGATATCCCTGGTttatatttgccatttttctGACAATAGAACAAAGATCAGGATCTCTGCTTCTTTGTATATCATTATTCCTGTTATAACCTGACCCCCATTGCTACTTGTAACAAAGTATATTTGGCTGAGGTTTGATACCTTCAAAAATGTTACCAAGTGGCCAGAAAGAATTTTTTTACCCCTCCAGAACTACCTTCCCCTCATCcagcttttccctttttctttttaggtATCCAAAGATTTTGTCGGGACATTCACATGATGCTGGGCTTCAAACCTGGTCTGTATTTTAAGGCCTGTTGGATGTTCCTGTCTCCAGCCACCCTGATGGTAACTGGGAGACTAGGGACCAGGCCCTTTGGGAATAAAGGGAGATGTGTTAGCTATATTGGgtcccttttctcccttcacaGAGGGCAGTCTAAGAATAGATGCATCTTTAAGGCACATAGTCTAGTAAGGACTTCCTTTCCCATGAATGAGGTTGGAGGGGATGCTTCCAGAATCAATTAGCTCTCAGTTTCCAAACCCTTATATATTTACCAATACTACAATTACTTGGACAACAGGTCTAGATTGGGTCAGTGCTACAGGTTTGGTCCAGGTTTGGGCTGGGGTATTTTGGGGGCCAGGATGGTAACGGCTTGGGTCTCTACCCCACAGGCACTGCTGGTATACAGCATTGTGAAATACCAACCCTCAGAATATGGCACTTACCGGTTCCCATACTGGGCAGAGCTCCTGGGCATCCTGATGGGCCTCCTGTCTTGCATAGTGATTCCTGCTTGCATGCTAGCTGCTGTACTCAGGGAAGAGGGGACACTGTGGGAGGTGAGTCTGTATCTGGTGGACCTTGAACTCAccccattcccattcccattgTAGGGTAACTAAGGAGCATTAGATGGAGTTCCAAGTTTTGGGGTTAAATTCCCAGTTATTTGAAATGTTGGCATGTTTATGAAAGTTATCCTagaccaaggcttcttaaactttttccacttgcaacccttTTTCAACCAAGACATTTTTATTTGACTCTGGGTACATAGATCTATAAAATTGGTATACAATTCAAACATTAACTGATAACAAATCACAATTTCAggacccccatattcagttatgagatctcATATGGGGTCATAACctacagtttaaaaagctgaGCCCTAAACCATTGCTAACCCCCTTCTGGCACTCAATGATACAAGGGCTAGAACCCCACCAGGGACAAGGACATAGGACAGATCACTTCTTGGCCACTTAGCTGAAGGATGGAACCCAGCTTAGGCTCAGATGAAGTCCAAGGTGGAAGGCATTGAAGATGGAGAGGCAACCTCTTTTTCATGGAGCATATAATTTCTTCCCTACTTAATTAACCAAGTTTTCTAGAATAATAAAGCTGAGAAGGATCTTAGAGATATTTGATACAAATCCTTCTTCCTACTGTGCCACATAATACATGTGATCTTGATTGAATATTTAAACTCTTTGGGCCTCAGCTTACTCATCTTAAAAATAGTAGAGTTGGGCAAAGTGCCTCTTaaatcctttccagttcttaATCTTTATCCTATGTAATCCTATTTTTGTACATCTCTCTGAATTCTTATTTGTCATATCTTAGGGCTTAATAATATATtgtccatgacattcatatacaacaaattgttcagctgttttccagttgatgtacatttattttgtttctagttttctaCTATAAGAAACCATGATTATTTTCTCATAAAGAGAACTTTTCTTTCAGTCATTAAACTTCATTGAGCATATACCCACAGTGAAATT
The DNA window shown above is from Sminthopsis crassicaudata isolate SCR6 chromosome 2, ASM4859323v1, whole genome shotgun sequence and carries:
- the SLC6A7 gene encoding sodium-dependent proline transporter isoform X2: MSGAFLIVLTPTEELSLGQFSSLGPLAVWKISPLFKGVGVAMLIIVSLVAIYYNMIIAYVLFYLFASLTSHLPWQHCGNWWNTDLCLDHHAMREANSTMPLNLSNTVSPSEEYWSRYVLHIQGSTGIGDPGEIQWKLCLCLLLSWVIVFLCILKGVKSSGKVVYFTATFPYLILLMLLIRGLTLQGAWRGIQFYLTPQFDHLLTSKVWIEAALQIFYSLGVGFGGLLTFASYNTFHQNIYRDTFIVTLGNAITSILAGFAIFSVLGYMSQELGVPVDQVAKAGPGLAFVVYPQAMTMLPLSPFWSFLFFFMLLTLGLDSQFAFLETIVTALTDEFPYYLRPKKAIFSGTICVAMFLMGLILTTDGGMYWLVLLDDYSAGFGLMVVVITTCLTVTRVYGIQRFCRDIHMMLGFKPGLYFKACWMFLSPATLMALLVYSIVKYQPSEYGTYRFPYWAELLGILMGLLSCIVIPACMLAAVLREEGTLWERIQQASRPAMDWGPSLEENRTGMYVATLAGSQSPKPLMVHMRKYGGVTSFENTAIEVDREIEEEESMM
- the SLC6A7 gene encoding sodium-dependent proline transporter isoform X1 → MKRRQASHLGEPVTPDLLMTPSDQGDGDLEIDFTADRGNWTGKLDFLLSCIGYCVGLGNVWRFPYRAYTNGGGAFLVPYFIMLTICGIPLFFLELSLGQFSSLGPLAVWKISPLFKGVGVAMLIIVSLVAIYYNMIIAYVLFYLFASLTSHLPWQHCGNWWNTDLCLDHHAMREANSTMPLNLSNTVSPSEEYWSRYVLHIQGSTGIGDPGEIQWKLCLCLLLSWVIVFLCILKGVKSSGKVVYFTATFPYLILLMLLIRGLTLQGAWRGIQFYLTPQFDHLLTSKVWIEAALQIFYSLGVGFGGLLTFASYNTFHQNIYRDTFIVTLGNAITSILAGFAIFSVLGYMSQELGVPVDQVAKAGPGLAFVVYPQAMTMLPLSPFWSFLFFFMLLTLGLDSQFAFLETIVTALTDEFPYYLRPKKAIFSGTICVAMFLMGLILTTDGGMYWLVLLDDYSAGFGLMVVVITTCLTVTRVYGIQRFCRDIHMMLGFKPGLYFKACWMFLSPATLMALLVYSIVKYQPSEYGTYRFPYWAELLGILMGLLSCIVIPACMLAAVLREEGTLWERIQQASRPAMDWGPSLEENRTGMYVATLAGSQSPKPLMVHMRKYGGVTSFENTAIEVDREIEEEESMM